A single Streptomyces sp. Edi2 DNA region contains:
- a CDS encoding MarR family transcriptional regulator, translating into MHNTGADGSAADGEPIGVDHVFLALERELAVFLRRARASSGELAREVHPDLEPSAYGLLVRLADAGTQRATGLAGFFGVGKATMSRQLHALEKLGLIAREPDPADGRAVLVRLTDEGRDRFTRVRTGRRAQYARRLASWDRTEVAELARLLHRLNAEQEGEEV; encoded by the coding sequence GTGCACAACACCGGAGCCGACGGTTCGGCGGCGGACGGCGAACCAATTGGTGTGGACCACGTATTTCTGGCCCTGGAACGCGAATTGGCGGTATTTCTCCGCCGGGCCCGTGCCTCGTCCGGCGAACTGGCACGAGAGGTACATCCCGACCTGGAGCCCTCCGCGTACGGCCTGCTCGTCCGGCTGGCCGACGCCGGCACCCAGCGGGCCACCGGCCTCGCCGGCTTCTTCGGCGTCGGCAAGGCCACGATGAGCCGCCAGCTGCACGCCCTGGAAAAGCTCGGACTCATCGCCCGCGAGCCGGATCCCGCCGACGGCCGGGCCGTCCTGGTACGCCTCACCGACGAGGGTCGCGACCGCTTCACCCGCGTCCGCACCGGCCGCCGCGCCCAGTACGCCCGCCGCCTCGCCTCCTGGGACCGCACCGAGGTCGCCGAACTCGCCCGCCTGCTGCACCGGCTGAACGCGGAGCAGGAGGGGGAGGAGGTCTGA
- a CDS encoding ATP/GTP-binding protein translates to MSPSDPAATAADAGLQSWQTDRSRAPIATKIVVAGGFGVGKTTFVGSVSEITPLQTEAVMTQASADTDDLTATPDKTTTTVAMDFGRITLDQELVLYLFGTPGQQRFWFMWDDLVRGAIGAIVMADTRRLEDCFPALDYFESCGLPYVVAVNHFEGTEAFAVEHVRDALTVPPHVPVVIMDARKRVTVIESLLALVGHALETAPE, encoded by the coding sequence GTGAGCCCGTCCGACCCGGCGGCCACGGCCGCCGACGCGGGGCTGCAGAGCTGGCAGACGGACCGTTCGCGGGCGCCGATCGCCACCAAGATCGTGGTGGCGGGCGGTTTCGGCGTCGGCAAGACCACGTTCGTCGGCTCGGTCTCGGAGATCACCCCGCTCCAGACCGAGGCGGTGATGACCCAGGCCAGCGCGGACACGGACGATCTGACCGCCACCCCGGACAAGACCACGACCACGGTCGCGATGGACTTCGGGCGGATCACCCTCGACCAGGAGCTGGTGCTGTACCTGTTCGGCACGCCCGGACAGCAGCGCTTCTGGTTCATGTGGGACGACCTGGTGCGCGGCGCGATCGGTGCGATCGTGATGGCCGACACCCGGCGTCTGGAGGACTGCTTCCCGGCACTGGACTACTTCGAGAGCTGCGGACTGCCGTATGTCGTCGCGGTCAACCACTTCGAGGGGACCGAGGCCTTCGCCGTCGAGCATGTGCGCGATGCGCTGACCGTGCCGCCGCACGTGCCCGTTGTGATCATGGACGCGCGGAAGCGGGTCACGGTGATCGAGTCGCTGCTCGCGCTGGTCGGCCACGCCCTGGAGACCGCGCCCGAGTAA
- a CDS encoding styrene monooxygenase/indole monooxygenase family protein: MRKILVIGAGQSGLQLALGLQSQGYEVTLMSNRTADEIRAGRVMSTQCMFHTALQHERDLQINFWENQAPRIEGLGVSVAAPGSHESPEGSQRAIDWVGKLDGYAQSVDQRVKMAGWMETFAQRGGQLVIHGAAVSDLDFFASRYDLTLVSAGKGELVSMFGRDASRSPYDTPQRALAVSYVHGMGPRPEHPDFEAVRCNLVPGVGELFVMPTYTTSGRADILFWEGIPGGPLDAFQGVKDPNEHLALTLELMEKFLPWEYARATKVELTDANGTLAGRYAPTVRNPIGRLPSGGLVLGVADVVVANDPITGQGSNSASKCAASYLASIVEHGDRPFDAEWMQGTFERYWNTAQHVTKWTNAMLAPPPEHILNLIGAAGQLQPVADRFANGFNDPSDFENFFYDPDKTNAYLASLTG; the protein is encoded by the coding sequence ATGCGGAAAATACTCGTCATCGGAGCCGGCCAGTCCGGTCTCCAGCTCGCCCTCGGCCTCCAGTCCCAGGGCTACGAGGTCACCCTCATGTCCAACCGCACCGCCGACGAGATCCGCGCCGGCCGGGTCATGTCGACGCAGTGCATGTTCCACACCGCGCTCCAGCACGAACGCGACCTCCAGATCAACTTCTGGGAGAACCAGGCCCCGCGCATCGAGGGCCTGGGCGTCTCGGTCGCCGCCCCCGGCAGTCACGAGTCCCCCGAGGGCTCGCAGCGCGCCATCGACTGGGTCGGCAAGCTGGACGGCTATGCCCAGTCCGTCGACCAGCGGGTGAAGATGGCCGGCTGGATGGAGACCTTCGCGCAGCGCGGCGGCCAGCTCGTCATCCACGGCGCGGCCGTCTCCGACCTGGACTTCTTCGCGAGCCGCTACGACCTGACGCTGGTCTCGGCCGGCAAGGGCGAGCTGGTGTCCATGTTCGGCCGGGACGCTTCCCGCTCGCCGTACGACACCCCGCAGCGCGCGCTCGCCGTCTCCTACGTCCACGGCATGGGCCCGCGCCCCGAGCACCCCGACTTCGAAGCGGTCCGCTGCAACCTGGTGCCCGGCGTCGGCGAGCTGTTCGTCATGCCGACGTACACCACCTCCGGCCGCGCCGACATCCTCTTCTGGGAGGGCATACCCGGCGGTCCGCTGGACGCCTTCCAGGGCGTGAAGGACCCCAACGAGCACCTTGCCCTGACGCTGGAGCTGATGGAGAAGTTCCTGCCCTGGGAGTACGCCCGCGCCACCAAGGTCGAGCTGACCGACGCCAACGGCACGCTGGCCGGCCGCTACGCCCCCACCGTGCGCAACCCCATCGGCCGGCTGCCCTCCGGCGGTCTGGTGCTCGGTGTCGCGGACGTCGTGGTCGCCAACGACCCGATCACCGGCCAGGGCTCCAACTCGGCCTCCAAGTGCGCCGCCTCCTACCTGGCCTCCATCGTCGAGCACGGTGACCGGCCCTTCGACGCGGAGTGGATGCAGGGCACCTTCGAGCGCTACTGGAACACCGCCCAGCACGTCACCAAGTGGACCAACGCGATGCTGGCCCCGCCGCCGGAGCACATCCTGAACCTCATCGGCGCGGCCGGCCAGCTGCAGCCCGTCGCCGACCGCTTCGCCAACGGCTTCAACGACCCGTCCGACTTCGAGAACTTCTTCTACGATCCGGACAAGACGAATGCGTATCTGGCTTCTTTGACGGGCTGA
- a CDS encoding lysozyme, which yields MSVLRSGFPHRPARSLTTLAGVLLAVLALLLGLPGTAGATATRRAPEPRHPGQDWAGSQIARHEGTAAGTAPPASPLASVEGVDVSSHNGSVAWSTLWNSGVRFAYVKATESTSYTNPSFAQQYNGSYNTGMIRGAYHFATPDTSSGAAQATYFVKHGGGWSRDGKTLPGALDMEYNPYGATCYGLSAAGLVNWMKDWFATYKARTGRDAVIYTSTSWWKQCTGNSAAFGAVNPLWIPRYGSSAGELPAGWGFHTIWQYTSSGTTVGDHNRFNGVLDRLKALANG from the coding sequence ATGTCCGTGCTCAGATCCGGCTTCCCCCACCGACCCGCACGCTCCCTCACCACCCTGGCCGGGGTCCTCCTCGCGGTCCTCGCCCTCCTCCTCGGGCTGCCGGGCACCGCCGGCGCCACGGCCACCCGGCGCGCGCCCGAGCCCCGCCACCCCGGCCAGGACTGGGCCGGTTCCCAGATCGCCCGGCACGAGGGCACCGCGGCCGGCACCGCACCGCCGGCGTCGCCGCTCGCGTCCGTCGAGGGTGTGGACGTCAGCAGCCACAACGGCAGCGTCGCCTGGTCGACGCTCTGGAACAGCGGCGTCCGCTTCGCCTATGTCAAGGCGACCGAGTCCACCAGCTACACCAACCCGTCGTTCGCGCAGCAGTACAACGGGTCCTACAACACCGGGATGATCCGGGGCGCGTACCACTTCGCCACACCCGACACCTCCAGCGGTGCCGCCCAGGCCACCTACTTCGTCAAGCACGGCGGCGGCTGGTCCAGGGACGGCAAGACGCTGCCCGGCGCGCTCGACATGGAGTACAACCCCTACGGCGCGACCTGTTACGGGCTGAGCGCGGCCGGCCTGGTGAACTGGATGAAGGACTGGTTCGCCACCTACAAGGCGCGTACCGGCCGGGACGCCGTCATCTACACCTCCACCAGCTGGTGGAAGCAGTGCACCGGCAACTCCGCCGCCTTCGGTGCCGTCAACCCCCTGTGGATACCGCGCTACGGCTCCTCGGCCGGCGAACTCCCGGCCGGCTGGGGCTTCCACACCATCTGGCAGTACACCTCGTCCGGCACCACGGTCGGTGACCACAACCGCTTCAACGGCGTGCTGGACCGGCTCAAGGCCCTCGCCAACGGCTGA
- a CDS encoding roadblock/LC7 domain-containing protein, translating into MKAQAPTAYGQGLSSQARNLHWLLTNLVDEVPGIHSVAVVSSDGLLLLSSDPGRAEEVARPGGGDGPRGSSADLATIVSGLGSLTQGAAKLMDGGAVKQTMITMDEGSVFVMSISDGSLLGVHATPDCDMSVIAYHMALFVGRAGHVLTPELRSELRKSMESPQ; encoded by the coding sequence TTGAAGGCGCAAGCGCCCACTGCTTACGGACAAGGTCTGAGCAGTCAGGCAAGGAATCTGCATTGGCTGCTGACCAACCTGGTCGACGAGGTACCGGGAATCCACTCGGTCGCGGTGGTCTCCTCCGACGGCCTGCTGCTGTTGTCGTCCGACCCGGGCCGGGCGGAGGAGGTGGCACGGCCGGGCGGGGGTGACGGTCCGCGGGGATCCAGCGCGGACCTGGCCACCATCGTCTCCGGGCTGGGCAGCCTCACCCAGGGTGCCGCGAAGCTGATGGACGGCGGAGCGGTCAAGCAGACGATGATCACGATGGACGAGGGCAGTGTGTTCGTCATGTCGATCAGTGACGGCTCGCTGCTCGGGGTGCACGCCACCCCGGACTGCGACATGAGCGTCATCGCCTACCACATGGCGCTGTTCGTCGGCCGGGCCGGACATGTCCTCACCCCCGAACTCCGCAGTGAATTGCGTAAGTCGATGGAGAGCCCCCAGTGA
- a CDS encoding pentapeptide repeat-containing protein yields MPSTDHGPSIPDTADLGLQSDCGSCFGLCCVALPFAASADFAIDKDAGRPCPNLQTDFRCGIHTDLRRRGFSGCTVFDCFGAGQKVSQVTFGGRDWRQAPETARQMFDVFPVMRQLHELLWYLAEALARPAARPVHAELRAALEKTEGLTRAGAQELTALDVPAHRGEVNALLLRTSELVRAGVPGRKKERRGADLMGARLKGAHLRGANLRGAYLIAADLKGADLRTADLIGADLRDADLSGADLTGALFLTQSQLNAAKGDAAAKLPQGLSRPAHW; encoded by the coding sequence GACACCGCCGACCTCGGCCTGCAGTCCGACTGCGGCAGCTGCTTCGGGCTCTGCTGTGTCGCGCTGCCGTTCGCGGCCTCGGCGGACTTCGCGATCGACAAGGACGCCGGCCGGCCCTGCCCGAACCTGCAGACGGACTTCCGCTGCGGCATCCACACCGACCTTCGCCGGCGCGGCTTCTCCGGCTGCACCGTCTTCGACTGCTTCGGTGCCGGGCAGAAGGTCTCTCAGGTCACCTTCGGCGGACGGGACTGGCGGCAGGCCCCGGAGACCGCCCGGCAGATGTTCGACGTCTTCCCCGTCATGCGGCAGCTGCACGAACTCCTCTGGTACCTGGCCGAGGCGCTGGCCCGGCCGGCGGCCCGTCCGGTGCACGCCGAGCTGCGGGCCGCACTGGAGAAAACCGAAGGCCTCACCCGCGCGGGCGCCCAGGAGCTCACGGCGCTCGATGTGCCGGCCCACCGGGGCGAGGTCAACGCCCTGCTGCTGCGCACCAGCGAACTCGTACGGGCCGGGGTGCCGGGCCGCAAGAAGGAGCGGCGTGGGGCCGATCTCATGGGGGCCCGCCTCAAGGGGGCGCATCTCCGGGGCGCCAACCTCCGGGGCGCCTACCTCATCGCCGCCGACCTCAAGGGCGCCGATCTGCGCACGGCGGACCTGATCGGCGCCGATCTGCGGGACGCCGACCTCAGCGGTGCCGATCTCACCGGTGCCCTCTTCCTGACCCAGTCGCAGCTCAACGCGGCCAAGGGCGACGCGGCGGCCAAGCTGCCGCAGGGCTTGTCCCGTCCCGCCCACTGGTAG
- the lon gene encoding endopeptidase La: MASTSTPLTLPVLPLDDEVVLPGMVVPLDLSDADVRAAVEAAQAAATPGNKPRVLLVPRVDGTYAGIGTLGRIEQVGRLSDGDPGALIRGLGRVRIGSGTTGPGAALWVEGTTVEETVPDPLPGAVGELVTEYKALATSWLRKRGAWQVVDRVQQIEDVPTLADNSGYSPFLTTEQKVHLLETTDPVARLKFATETLREHLAEQDVAESIAKDVQEGVDKQQREFLLRRQLEAVRKELADLNGDPEDESDDYRARVEAADLPEDVRKAALKEVDKLERSSDQSPEGSWIRTWLDTVLELPWNARTEDAYDITGAREVLDADHFGLEDVKERITEYLAVRKRRAERGLGLAGGPSKGTSGGDAGQGGGRRAGGAVLALVGPPGVGKTSLGESVARAMGRKFVRVALGGVRDEAEIRGHRRTYVGALPGRIVRAVKEAGSMNPVVLLDEIDKVGSDFRGDPAAALLEVLDPAQNHTFRDHYLEVELDLSDVVFLATANVLEAVPEPLLDRMELVRLDGYTEDEKVVIARDHLLPRQLERAGLEPGEVTLEDDALRKLAGEYTREAGVRNLERAVARLLRKVTAQHELGERELPFTVGSDQLRPLIGRPHHTPEAAQDPAERRTAVPGVVTGLAVTGAGGDVLYVEASLADPETGASGLQLTGQLGDVMKESAHIALSFLRSHGAELELPVADLKERGVHLHVPAGAVPKDGPSAGVTMTTALASLLSGRQVRPEVAMTGEVSLTGRVLPIGGVKQKLLAAHRAGITTVIIPRRNEPDLDDVPAEILDSLEVHPVADVRQVLELALTPAANGAAPEISVAA, from the coding sequence ATGGCTTCGACGTCCACACCGCTCACTCTGCCCGTGCTGCCCCTCGATGACGAGGTCGTGCTCCCCGGCATGGTGGTGCCCCTGGACCTGTCCGACGCGGACGTACGGGCAGCGGTGGAGGCCGCGCAGGCCGCCGCCACCCCGGGTAACAAACCGCGGGTGCTGCTCGTTCCCCGCGTCGACGGGACGTACGCCGGGATCGGCACGCTCGGGCGGATCGAGCAGGTCGGGCGGCTCTCCGACGGCGATCCCGGCGCGCTGATCCGGGGCCTGGGCCGGGTGCGGATCGGTTCCGGCACGACCGGGCCCGGAGCCGCGCTCTGGGTGGAGGGCACGACCGTCGAGGAGACGGTCCCCGATCCCCTGCCCGGCGCGGTCGGCGAACTCGTCACGGAGTACAAGGCGCTGGCCACCAGCTGGCTGCGCAAGCGCGGCGCCTGGCAGGTCGTCGACCGCGTCCAGCAGATCGAGGACGTCCCGACGCTGGCCGACAACTCCGGCTACTCGCCGTTCCTGACCACCGAACAGAAGGTCCATCTGCTGGAGACCACCGATCCGGTCGCCCGGCTGAAATTCGCCACCGAGACGCTGCGCGAGCATCTGGCCGAGCAGGACGTCGCCGAATCCATCGCCAAGGACGTCCAAGAAGGCGTCGACAAGCAGCAGCGGGAGTTCCTGCTGCGGCGGCAGCTGGAGGCGGTCCGCAAGGAACTCGCCGACCTGAACGGCGATCCGGAGGACGAGAGCGACGACTACCGCGCCCGGGTCGAGGCCGCCGACCTGCCCGAGGACGTCCGCAAGGCCGCCCTCAAGGAGGTCGACAAGCTGGAGCGGTCCAGCGACCAGAGCCCCGAGGGCTCCTGGATCCGCACCTGGCTGGACACCGTCCTGGAACTGCCCTGGAACGCACGCACCGAGGACGCCTACGACATCACCGGCGCCAGGGAGGTGCTGGACGCCGACCACTTCGGCCTGGAGGACGTCAAGGAACGGATCACCGAATACCTGGCCGTCCGCAAGCGGCGTGCCGAGCGGGGCCTCGGCCTGGCCGGCGGGCCGTCGAAGGGGACCTCGGGCGGCGATGCGGGCCAGGGCGGCGGGCGGCGGGCGGGCGGCGCCGTGCTGGCGCTCGTCGGGCCGCCCGGGGTCGGCAAGACCTCGCTCGGCGAGTCCGTCGCGCGGGCGATGGGCCGGAAGTTCGTCCGGGTCGCGCTCGGCGGCGTCCGGGACGAGGCGGAGATCCGGGGCCACCGCCGTACGTACGTCGGCGCACTGCCCGGCCGGATCGTACGGGCCGTCAAGGAGGCCGGGTCGATGAACCCGGTGGTGCTGCTCGACGAGATCGACAAGGTGGGCTCCGACTTCCGGGGCGACCCGGCCGCCGCCCTCCTGGAGGTCCTGGACCCGGCGCAGAACCACACCTTCCGTGACCACTACCTGGAGGTCGAACTCGACCTCAGCGATGTGGTCTTCCTGGCCACCGCCAATGTCCTCGAAGCCGTCCCCGAGCCGCTGCTCGACCGGATGGAGCTGGTGCGCCTGGACGGCTACACCGAGGACGAGAAGGTCGTCATCGCCCGGGACCACCTGCTGCCGCGCCAGCTGGAGCGGGCCGGTCTGGAGCCCGGCGAGGTGACCCTGGAGGACGACGCGCTGCGCAAGCTGGCGGGGGAGTACACCCGCGAGGCGGGCGTACGGAATCTGGAGCGTGCCGTCGCCAGGCTGCTGCGGAAGGTCACCGCACAGCACGAACTGGGGGAGCGGGAGCTGCCGTTCACGGTCGGCAGCGACCAGCTGCGCCCGCTGATCGGGCGGCCGCACCACACCCCCGAGGCGGCGCAGGACCCCGCCGAGCGGCGCACCGCCGTCCCCGGGGTGGTCACCGGACTCGCGGTCACCGGCGCCGGCGGCGATGTCCTCTATGTGGAGGCCTCGCTCGCCGATCCGGAGACCGGCGCCTCCGGGCTCCAGCTGACCGGCCAGCTCGGTGACGTGATGAAGGAGTCCGCGCACATCGCGCTGTCGTTCCTGCGCTCGCACGGCGCCGAACTGGAGCTTCCGGTCGCCGACCTGAAGGAGCGCGGTGTGCATCTGCACGTACCGGCGGGCGCCGTCCCCAAGGACGGGCCGAGCGCGGGCGTGACGATGACGACGGCGCTGGCCTCGCTGCTGTCGGGCCGGCAGGTCCGGCCGGAGGTGGCGATGACCGGTGAGGTCTCGCTGACCGGGCGGGTGCTGCCGATCGGCGGCGTCAAGCAGAAGCTGCTGGCGGCGCACCGTGCCGGGATCACCACGGTCATCATCCCCCGGCGCAATGAACCGGACCTGGACGACGTACCGGCCGAGATCCTGGACTCCCTGGAGGTCCACCCGGTCGCCGATGTCCGCCAGGTGCTGGAACTGGCGCTGACCCCGGCCGCGAACGGGGCCGCCCCGGAGATATCGGTCGCGGCCTGA
- a CDS encoding nitrate- and nitrite sensing domain-containing protein yields MRNRLVGAVAVVAAAVLGSGVPGLTATADDATHSQQLVDLAELNAQAIALAHSLADERDGMTAYVATGHGSRTAAGLGNSVNGARAARTGDAAALRAQRARVDRQIGELRSEAQHASGETAVYKAAAKLLGALPQTRQKALSAGASAEQIHNAYTQTIQALGAISDDIARELPARANSADADIHALPALGRATEQAASTRALLLAALKAGGSQPRLTTLAQVANLREQGALGDFQQAASQGARDRYVRTVNGEDVNTAERYLARLTDQPRLDATDLRLSRQRVQATLTSRIGLMRGVESAMATADIQHLGALRDDDVTELEIRIGLEGLCLLLAVGAGVWAARSLTQPLAALRIGAKRLAADPAHEDPLTYKGRNDEFATTVRSVNALHAQVGELARRTAELEGERKRLISGRQRLVAEREVLQEQGEGLKEEIADLTERLAALHAGVHGRFVNLSLRTLGLVERQLGVIESLEESEQDPERLETLFKLDHFAARMRRNSENLLVLAGAEQYSSNHQGPVPLLDVMRASISEIERYERVRIQSLPPHSQVAGFAADDISHLVAELLENATAFSPPDAHVELSGWLLESGEVMLSVQDEGIGMTSERLAELNERLMDVEAASSSESIDEALGLGLYVVVRLAARHGVRVQLRDAKQGGVTAVVVLPGSILPTRPAPSASPASAPQDVVHSPGLPGSVAEANSNALPTRVARRDPAAVAGPPTAAAAPAGGPGQGPAQDTPAPAGQPHGRAAAPAAGHDGTPDTDPDPAADPFVAAAERAIDAAGFGVPDGPAPTGPQPAGPTTYSGSEPSPYGPQSPGPYAATTSGAGEHLRPEDDATPAADPAASRSADRAPDGAGAPSSDPYAIGPDQHTGPGTDAAPTDTAAAPADVSPAGTPADPQTAAAPPAGERRTTSMGLPKRTPKVVAQQQAPTAPRKSGSANAEALRRRLGGFQAGARDGRREVEAEIAERTAELTIPQTDTDGAGAPGESHVVEEARD; encoded by the coding sequence GTGCGCAACCGGCTCGTCGGGGCGGTCGCGGTCGTGGCCGCCGCCGTCCTCGGCTCCGGCGTCCCCGGGCTGACGGCCACGGCCGACGACGCCACCCACAGTCAGCAACTGGTCGATCTGGCCGAACTGAACGCGCAGGCCATCGCGCTGGCGCACTCCCTAGCCGACGAACGCGACGGTATGACCGCATACGTCGCCACCGGGCACGGCAGCCGCACGGCCGCGGGACTCGGCAACTCCGTCAACGGCGCCCGGGCCGCCCGGACGGGCGACGCCGCGGCCCTGCGCGCCCAGCGGGCCCGCGTGGACCGGCAGATCGGCGAACTGCGCTCCGAGGCCCAGCACGCCTCGGGCGAGACCGCGGTGTACAAGGCCGCCGCCAAGCTCCTGGGTGCGCTGCCGCAAACCCGTCAAAAGGCGCTGTCCGCGGGTGCATCGGCCGAGCAGATCCATAACGCCTACACCCAGACGATCCAGGCGCTCGGTGCGATCAGCGACGACATCGCCCGTGAGCTGCCCGCCCGCGCGAACTCCGCCGACGCCGACATCCACGCGCTGCCCGCCCTCGGCCGCGCCACCGAACAGGCCGCGAGCACCCGGGCCCTGCTGCTCGCCGCGCTCAAGGCGGGCGGCAGCCAGCCCCGGCTGACGACCCTCGCCCAGGTCGCGAACCTTCGCGAACAGGGCGCGCTCGGCGACTTCCAGCAGGCCGCGAGCCAGGGCGCCAGGGACCGTTACGTCCGCACCGTCAACGGCGAGGACGTCAACACCGCCGAGCGCTATCTGGCCCGGCTCACCGACCAGCCCCGGCTGGACGCCACCGATCTGCGGCTCAGCCGCCAGCGGGTCCAGGCCACGCTCACCAGCCGCATCGGACTGATGCGCGGCGTCGAATCCGCCATGGCCACCGCCGACATCCAGCACCTCGGCGCGCTGCGCGACGACGACGTCACGGAGCTGGAGATCCGCATCGGCCTGGAAGGGCTGTGCCTGCTGCTGGCCGTCGGCGCCGGCGTCTGGGCCGCCCGCTCCCTGACCCAGCCGCTGGCCGCGCTGCGGATCGGCGCCAAGCGGCTGGCCGCCGACCCCGCACACGAGGACCCCCTCACCTACAAGGGCCGCAACGACGAATTCGCCACCACCGTCCGGTCCGTCAATGCGCTGCACGCCCAGGTCGGCGAGCTGGCACGGCGCACCGCCGAGCTGGAGGGCGAGCGCAAGCGGCTGATCAGCGGCCGGCAGCGGCTGGTCGCCGAGCGCGAGGTGCTGCAGGAGCAGGGCGAGGGCCTGAAGGAGGAGATCGCCGATCTCACCGAGCGGCTGGCGGCCCTGCACGCCGGTGTGCACGGCCGGTTCGTCAACCTCTCGCTGCGCACCCTCGGCCTCGTGGAGCGCCAGCTCGGCGTCATCGAGTCGCTGGAGGAGAGCGAGCAGGACCCGGAGCGGCTGGAAACCCTCTTCAAGCTCGACCACTTCGCCGCCCGGATGCGCCGCAACAGCGAGAACCTTCTCGTCCTGGCGGGCGCCGAGCAGTACAGCAGCAACCACCAGGGGCCGGTACCGCTGCTGGACGTGATGCGCGCCTCGATCAGCGAGATCGAGCGCTACGAGCGGGTGCGTATCCAGTCGCTGCCGCCGCACTCCCAGGTCGCCGGATTCGCCGCGGACGACATCAGCCACCTGGTCGCCGAACTCCTGGAGAACGCCACCGCCTTCTCGCCGCCGGACGCCCATGTCGAGCTCTCCGGCTGGCTGCTGGAGAGCGGCGAGGTCATGCTCTCCGTCCAGGACGAGGGCATAGGGATGACCTCGGAGCGGCTGGCCGAGCTCAACGAGCGGCTGATGGACGTCGAAGCCGCCTCGTCCTCCGAGAGCATCGACGAGGCGCTGGGCCTGGGTCTGTACGTCGTGGTGCGGCTGGCCGCCCGGCACGGTGTCCGGGTCCAGCTGCGGGACGCGAAGCAGGGCGGCGTCACGGCCGTCGTCGTCCTGCCCGGTTCGATCCTGCCGACCCGCCCGGCGCCGTCGGCCTCCCCGGCGAGTGCGCCCCAGGACGTGGTGCACAGCCCGGGCCTGCCCGGCTCCGTCGCCGAGGCGAACTCCAACGCGCTGCCGACCCGGGTGGCCCGCAGGGACCCGGCAGCCGTGGCCGGTCCTCCGACCGCCGCCGCGGCTCCGGCCGGTGGGCCCGGCCAGGGCCCGGCCCAGGACACCCCCGCGCCGGCCGGGCAGCCCCACGGCCGGGCGGCCGCACCGGCGGCCGGTCACGACGGCACCCCGGACACGGACCCCGACCCCGCCGCCGACCCGTTCGTCGCCGCCGCGGAGCGCGCGATCGACGCGGCCGGATTCGGCGTGCCGGACGGACCGGCACCCACCGGGCCGCAGCCCGCGGGCCCCACCACGTACTCCGGTTCCGAGCCGAGCCCGTACGGCCCGCAGTCGCCCGGCCCCTATGCCGCCACCACCAGCGGCGCCGGCGAGCACCTCCGGCCCGAGGACGACGCCACCCCGGCGGCGGACCCGGCCGCGAGCCGGTCCGCGGACCGGGCGCCGGACGGCGCCGGAGCACCCTCGTCCGACCCGTACGCCATCGGGCCCGACCAGCACACGGGCCCCGGGACGGACGCGGCACCCACGGACACGGCCGCGGCACCCGCCGACGTGTCCCCGGCCGGAACACCGGCCGACCCACAGACCGCCGCCGCCCCGCCTGCGGGGGAGCGGCGGACGACCTCCATGGGGCTGCCCAAGCGCACCCCGAAGGTCGTGGCGCAGCAACAGGCGCCGACCGCACCGCGCAAGAGCGGTTCGGCCAATGCCGAGGCGCTGCGGCGCCGCCTCGGCGGATTTCAGGCGGGGGCGCGAGACGGCCGGCGCGAGGTCGAAGCCGAGATCGCGGAACGCACAGCGGAGCTGACCATCCCACAGACGGACACCGACGGAGCGGGGGCCCCGGGAGAGAGCCACGTTGTCGAGGAGGCACGCGATTGA
- a CDS encoding DUF742 domain-containing protein, with translation MSSSRKLPVRSGERKPSRVRPYSLTGGRTRFGHVLLVETFVAALEAPEERRELTSGGWGDRVMPEMRAIVELCRRMRSVAEISALLKMPLGVVRVLLSDLADQGKIRVYGTGHGSDRPDRALLERVLSGLHRL, from the coding sequence ATGAGCAGCTCCCGCAAACTCCCCGTACGCAGCGGGGAGCGCAAACCCTCGCGCGTGCGGCCGTACTCGCTCACCGGCGGCCGGACGCGGTTCGGCCATGTCCTGCTCGTCGAGACGTTCGTGGCCGCGCTGGAGGCGCCCGAGGAGCGGCGCGAGCTGACCTCCGGCGGCTGGGGCGACCGGGTGATGCCGGAGATGCGCGCGATCGTCGAGCTGTGCCGCCGGATGCGCTCGGTCGCGGAGATCTCCGCGCTCCTCAAGATGCCGCTGGGCGTGGTACGTGTACTGCTCAGCGACCTCGCCGACCAGGGAAAGATTCGCGTTTACGGCACCGGGCACGGCTCCGACCGGCCCGACCGCGCGCTGCTCGAAAGGGTGCTGAGTGGACTTCACAGGCTCTGA